The Callithrix jacchus isolate 240 chromosome 7, calJac240_pri, whole genome shotgun sequence DNA window ttttgtatttatttttttattttattttttttataacatgttcttttagctcacaaaagtttctcattatccacaatttttgtatttttaatggagacatgGTTTCCCTGTTTcaaccaggttggtctcaaactcccgacctcaaatgatctgcccacctcagcctcccaaagtgctgggattataggaatgagccacttcacctggcctgagttgtgaatttctttctttagCTTTGAAATCTCTAGTCTCTTAGTGTTGTTAACAATCAAACATTTTGAagaagatacatatatatgtatatatatatacgtatatatatatttgagatggagttttgctgttgttacccagactggagtgcaatggcacgatcttggctcaccgcatcctccgccttctgggttcaagcaattcttcggcctcagcctcccgagtagctgggactacaggcgtgcaccaacgtgcccagctaatttttgtatttttagtagagacagggtttcaccatgttgaccaggatggtctcgatctcttgacctactggtgctgggattataggcgtgagctaccgtgtcCGGCAGAAGATACATATTTTATAGGAAATAAATTCTGGGAACATTTGGGAATTATCTTTAAAGCCTATGTTACAAAGCGTATTATGtgaaaaattgctttttattttccctagCTAGAGTAATTTTCTGGAGTTGGAGGTTTGACTTAGGAGAGTCTGTGATACGCAGTGGCTGGCAGAGGATGCTCGGCCCCTCCATTGAGGGCCTTAGTGCAGAGATAGCTGAGGCCACACTGAAGTGGTGAAGAGGGCTGAGAACATTGTTTACTAAACACTTTCTTGTAACAGATAAGTTCACTCTGTAAACAGTTCATTATGCCTCTTCCCTTTACATATTCCTTTTACTGTACTTTAAGAAGAATGTAAATACAGACAGAGCAACCTGGTTATGAGGTTGAGACTGGGCCACACTGTCCATGGCCACACAGTCCATGGGACTGCTCTGGGCAGTCCACCCAGAACATCTGTGGACTGCCCTCATTCTTTGTGGCTTCTGTTTCTCACCTGTGTTCCTTGCAGTTTGCTAATTAGAAAGGTATCTCTTGAAGTGGGTATTATCTTATGACAAGCAGATATTGTCAGTCATGATGAGATGACACGTGATATTGTATATCAGTATCATATGCAGAATGTGAAGGATTAATTTGGCCAAATTATGGAGCATCATTTCTGTGTGGATTTATCTTTTACCTCTGCAGTTGTTGAGTGGGGACTCACCATGTGTGCTGGCCACTTTGCTAGATATTAAGGATGCAAAGATTCCTATTTATTCCTGCTTGCAAAGTACCTGTGTATTTTGTGGGTAGGTTAGAAATGGCAAGAAAACATGTAATTGgagtaatatattgaatagagCTTATTGTCTTGAATTATCTTTCCCAGCAAAGATAAAAGGACTAGAATGAGAATTGGAGTCCAACTTGTGAGCAAGAAGCAGACTCCAGTTTAAAGGATGTTCTTTGTTCTATCTGGGTTATTGGGGAGGGAACCCGTTAATTACTTGTTGGGAATGGGACATTAGGAGGCATCTGCATAATGCTTTTTCCTATAAGTTAGCCCTTGGAGAAAGGCAGGATCTTGATGGAAGTAAAGCCATGCTTTGTGGAAattctctttgttcttctgttTCCTGTCTGTTTAAGCAGGTGCTCTCTGTATTGAGACTGATTTTCTCTGCCCTACAGTTGTCCAGTGGCCTTAGCTGTGACCAAGCAAGCCACATTTGGAAGGGCTCTAAGCCCTCAGCCCTCCTGTCTGCGTTTTTACTCTTTGGGTACCCTTGGCCCTAAGCGGAGGTGGAGAGATGGGCCTCcgctttctccatctctttacttAATTGGGGTCTCAGGAACTTCACTAATTTTTGTGTCACTTTTGCTTAATGTCCTTTATCTAAAAGGATGGGCTACTTAGAGATTCCTGCTAGTTTGAAGTCTGACCATGAACTTCTGTGTTTCATCAAAACTTTAAATAATACCAAACATTTTGGTGAGTTGTTTCTGCCCTTTCTGCAGACATGCAAGAAGAACCACAATTAACACTGAAGATGTGAAGCTCTTAGCCAGGAGGAGTAATTCACTGGTGAGAGATGAATTTCTTTCCTCACTCCCCTTTCCCATCAGAATACATTATTCCCAATTAATCACTTGAAGCCATGAAGTTATTCCCCAGGGCACCTTGCATTAAAAACTAGAGATGGTTGAACCATTCAGACCTGCCTGTAATTTACAGTCTGGCTTTCATTATGATGGATTTTGCTAAGCcaatttgaaattttctaatCAGCATTCTCTGGGTTTTAtaatttgccttttctgtaatACCGCAAAACTTTGGTCCCATGTTTCATTTACAACATGATGTCAGAGACTGTTCACAGGGTAGAGCCTATAAGGATATTTTGTTACTGTGTTCACAATTCTctgaatgggccaggcatggaaGGACTTTCTGTGTGGCTGGATATGCAGGAAAAAGCACGTTTTCCATCTTTTCAAGTCCAGAAATCATTTTGACTAAGCCCCTGTCGTTCAGGTGAAGGCTCGGAAATGCACTGGTCATCCAGGCTAGTGCTCTGGCTGatggcagagccaggcctgggaCATTTCCTGACTGAGTCTCATGCTAGACGCTAAAGCACTGGGGGGCCCTCGTGTAATGTGGGCATCCTGAGGGTAGGGGcttttgtctctttgttctctgcTCCATCTGTGTTGCCTAGAGCAGTCCTGGCACACAGGAGGGGCTCAAGAATTGTTGAATGAACGAATTTGTATAGCAGTTTACAGGAACTTTTCCAGATACTATTTAATGCtcacagcttttttcttttttaaatttttattttagacatgcagtctctctatgttacccagggttttcttgaactcctgggctcaagcagaccTCCCAGCTTggtttcctaaagtgctaggattacaggtgtgtgccatgactttttttttttttgagacgggggtctcactctgtcacccaggctgagtgcagtggcgcagtcattgctcactgcagtcctggtctcctgggctccagtgatcctcccacctgagcctctcaagtagctgggactacaggtgcataccaccactcccagctattttttgtgtttttttgtagagacagagttttaccatattgcctgggctggtctcaaactcttgggctcaaatgatctgcctgccttggactcccaaagagctgggattacaggtctgagccactgcccTCTGCCACAACTTTTAATAATAACACAACTTACTGGCTGGGTACAATGGTTCACGCCAgtaacccagaactttgggaggccaaggcaggaggattgttgaagcccggaagtttgagaccagcatggccacataatgagacccccatatctacaaaaaactttaaaaaaagaaaaaaaggccgggcgcggtggctcaagcctgtaatcccagcactttgggaggccgaggcaggtggatcacgaggtcaagagatcgagactatcctgctcaacaaggtgaaaccctgtctctactaaaaatacaaaaaattagctgggcatggtggcgtgtgcctgtaatcccagctactcaggaggctgagcaggagaattgcctgaacccaggaggcggaggttgcggtgagccgagatcgcgccattgcactccagcctgggtaacaagagcgaaactctgtctcataaaaaaaaaagaaaagaaaaaaaattgaagctgtatttaattttaagaagtaTAACCCAGGCGTTTCTGTCCAAATTCTTTGAGTCAACGGTGGTTGTGGAGGGTttaattttgtttggttttttaggtTTGTAATAGGATTACAACCAATtacaaatacagatttttttttgtgtgtgtagctAAAATACATCACAGACAAAAGTGAAGAGATTGCTCAGATTAATGTAGAGCGAAAGGCacggaagaaaaagaagtcagaggATGGAAACCACAATTCAAGAGAGCTGGCCGAGGCTGGAGTAGTGGAGAGTGAGAAGTAAAGTGTCCTGCCGCTTGGAAAATGCAGCCTTCCACAGGGACAGCGACGTGGAAATGCATATGGCTGCAAAGGGAACTTTGAAGGGATAAGTAgtgattacaaagaaaaaaaaggctaagGTGGCTTTTTGTGCTGAATTCTCCACATTGTTAACTGCAAAAGCTAGTTTAAGAGGACAGGAAAGTCATAAGCAAAATACTCCTGAGTCTCATTCCAGCACATAAAAATGGTGTGTAGTCGAATGTGTATATTGGAAATTATATATCTTGCAATTAAAATTGTGTGAGTAATTAAACATGGTTGACTTTTTCAAGCAAAAATCAGTTATTCATCTTTTGATGTGATTTTCTAGGCTAAATGACAATCtctgaaagatgaataaaactgaatttatttagcttttctggttactgattttttttttgagacgaagtttcgctcttgttacccaggctggagtgcaatggagcaatctctgctcaccgtaacctccgcctcctgggttcaggcaattctcctgcctcagcctcctgagtagctgggattacaggcatgcgccaccgtgcccagctaattttttgtatttttagtagaaacggggtttaaccatgttggtcagattggtctcgaactcttgactttgtggaatgcccaccttggcctcccaaagtgctgagattacaggtgtgagccgccgcgcccagccACTGGTGGTGGTTTTAAAAACATGCCGCCTGTGGTCACCAGGTTAAAGGGTGTATGTTTGGGAATGGCccgtttcacttttttttttttcttttttgagacggagtctcgccctgtcccccaggttggaatgtggtgacttgatcttggctcacaacaacctccacttcccgggttctagtgattctcctgcctcagccttccaagtagctgggactacaggtgcacacaccgcacctggcgaatttttgtatttttactagagacagggtttcaccatgttggtcaggctggtctcgaactcctgactttgtgatccacacacctcggcctccccaagtactgggattaccggtgtgagccactgcacttgttccccttttcactttttaaaggtgattttctttagaaacagtttctgttactttttaaaatatattttattgcattttaggttctggggtacatgtgaagaacatgcaggattgttgcataggtacatacatggcgatgtggtttgctgccttcctccccatcacctgtatctggcatttctccccatgttattcctccccaactccccaacccctagtgtccctcccctagtttcccccaacagacctcagtgtgtgatgctcccctccctgtgtccatgtgttctcattgttcatcacccacttatgagtgagaatatgtggtatttcattttctgttcttgtgtcagttttctgagaatgatggtttccaggttcatccatgtccctaccaagggcacaaactcatcgtttttttatggctgcctagtattccatggtgtatatgtgccatattttccctgtccagtctatcattgttgggcatttgggttggttccaggtctttgctattgtaaactgtgctgcaatgaacattcatgtgcatgtgtccttatagtagaactatttataatcctttggatatatgcccagtaatgggattgctgggtcaaatggaatttgtttctaggtccttgaagaatcaccacactgtctttccaccatggttgaactaatttacactctcaccaacagtgtaaaagtgttcctgtttctccacatcctctccagcatctgttgtttctggattttttaattattgccattctaactggcatgaggtggtatctcaatgtagttttgatttgcatttctctaatgaccagtgatgatgagcattttttcatatatttgttggcctcatatatgtcttcttttgaaaagtgtctgttcatatccttctcccacttttgaatgggtttctttgttttttttttttatcttgtaaatctgtttcagttctttgtagattctggatattagtccttggttagatgggtagattgcaaaaattttttcccattctcttgattgccagttcattctaattagattgtttcctttgctgtgcagaagctctggagtttaattagatcccatttgtctattttggcttctcttgccaatgcttttggtgttttagtcatggagtccttgcctatgcctatgtcctgaacggttttgcctaggttttcttctagggtttttatggtgttaggtcttatgtttaagtctttaatccatctggagttaatttgtcaggaaggggtccagttcattcttaattttttgagacagagtcttgctctgtctcccaggctggagtgcagtggtgtgatcttggcacattgcaacctctgcctcctgggttgaagtgattctcctgcctcagcctcctgagtagctgggactacaggtgtgtaccaccacgcccggctaatttttgtatttttagtagagatgggatttcaccatcttagccaggctggacttgaactcctgacctcaagtaatcctcctgcctcagcccccaaagtgctgggattacagacgtgagccactgtatctggctgGCCGTgacttttctctattttgtaacGGAGCTATGGTTCTGCTCAGGGAAGTTTTGCTTGAGGGGAAAATCTGGGACTGCTAGATCAGAAGACTTCAGCATGACATCCTGTTTTAGTTTGTGAGAGAAAACGCTCCCAAGGGTGCCAGTCTTACTGTCTTCTGATGCCCTTGGGTTTCTTAGAGGTCCAGGCCTGCGTTTCCCTTTACCCTGTGGCAATACGGTGAAGAGAACAGGCAGGCATTTGTGGAGccctttctgtgtgccaggcacacacTGGGTACTCCACCTATTACCTCACTGATCTCCACAACTTTGTTAGTGTAGGTCTGATTCTCCACCTTCTCCTGATGAGCAAATGGAAGTTTGATGAGGCTAACCAGCTGCCCAGGGTCACCAGGCTATAGTTAGGAGACAGTGTTCAGATTCGGGGCCGTTCACTATAGAACGGGTGAGAGAAAAGGGCATGCATTTGGGGTAGAATTTATACCATCTGTACCCAAATCTGATGAGCACACCCCACAGCCTGACTCTGAAAGGGAGGTGCTAAGCTATGGCTGTAGTGGAGCACTGAGTTCACACCTCGTGGTTTCGGGTCTGCAGGTGGCTCAGCACTTGTCCTCATGTTAATGATAATCTGTGTGTCATATCAGTGAACGAACAGTGAGTCATAAAGCCGTCCATCTTGTGTTCAGCCAAAGACCCATATGTTAGGAGTTTCATTTTCAGATAAGCTCTCTTTAAACTCCTTATTGGCCATGTGCAGTGggtagtgcctgtagtcccagctacatggaaggctgaggcaggagattcactcgagcctgggagtttgagaccagcctgggctgcacagtgagacccccgtctcaaaaaaaaaacaaaacaaaaaaaaggttagGCATGCaaatgcatgcctatagtcccagctagctacacaggaggctgaggcaggggattgcttgatcccaggggtTCTAGGCTTTAGTGCGCtatgactgtgctactgcactgcagcctggcggaCAGAACAAGATCCCAAcgctaaaacaaaatttaaaactcatcAAGAACAGTTTAGGGAACATACTACAGACTTTCCAAAGGTGGAAAGATGGGGGTTTTCATCTTGGGTTTCCAACTCCAGTAGCTATATGTTTCAGAGATGTtatgctcttttttattttaaattgagacaggatctcattctgttggccagctggaatgtagtggcatgatcatggctcactgcagcctcagtctcccaggctcaagtgatcctcctgcctcagcctcctaagtagctgggactgcaggcatgcgctaccatgcccggctaattttttaggtttttttatagagatgggatctcagcatttttcccaggctggtttcaaacttctgggctcgactcaagtgatcctcctgcctcaatctcccaaagtgctgagattataggtgtgagtcactgcacctggctttttttttcttttcttttttgagaagggctcttgctctgtcatgcagtaCCGTGGTATATCGCAGCTCACTGCGGCcatgaattcctgaactcaagcaatcctcctgcctcagcctcccaagtgcccgAGACTACAGATGTATATTACCACACATGgctaagttttcttttgtttttgagacaaggtctcatcctgtcacccatgcgggagtgcagtggctcaatcttgactcactgcagcctctaccttccatgctcagatgatcctcctaccttagctccccaagtagctggggccacaggtgtgtaccaccacctccagctaatttttttttttttttttttggtagaggtgggttttgccatgttgcccaggctggtctcgaactcctgggcttaagggatcctcctgcctcagcctcccaaagtgctgggattataggcatgagtcactgcactggccttttttgtttttggagatgtgctcttactctgtcacccatacagtggcatgatcacagctcactgcagccatgaattcctgggctcaagcagtccttctgcctcagcctcccaagagcccGAGACTACAAGTGTGTGTTGCTACACCTGgctaggttttcttttctttcttttttttcataaggtctcactctgtcacccatgctggactgcagtggcgctatcttggctgactgcagccttgacctcccatgctccaggatcctcctaccttagcccaccccgccaagtagctgggaccacaggtgtgcaccaccacgtccagctaatttttgtagagatgaggtttgccatgtttcccaggctggtcttgaactcttgggctcaagtgatcctcctgcctcagcctcctaagtagccaggactacaggtgtgcattgccatgcctggctaaattaaaaaatttttttttagagatggggtcttactatgttgtccagtctggtcttgaactcctgggcttaggtgatcctcccatctccacctcccaaagtttgCTACCTTTTTGAAAccgtcttttattttatttttattttttttaatttttttgagtcagagttttgctcttattgcccaggctagagtgcaatgctgtgatctcagctcactgcaacctctgcctctcggattcaagtgattctcttgcctcaccctgctgagtagctgggattataggcttgtgctaccacgcctggctaattttggtttttttcgttttgttttgtttcttgtgtttttttttgagacagagtctcactctgttgccaggctagagtgcagtggtgcaatcttgattcactgcaacctctgcctccctggttcaagcgattctcctgcctcagcctcctgaatagctgggactgcaggtgcttgctagcaagcccagctaattttttttttttttaatatataaagatcAATTTCCTCTCTAGTTTTACCAATCAGAATATTAaaatgtggccgggtgcggtggctcacgcctgtaatcccagcactttgggaggccgaggcgggtggatcatgaggtcaacagatcgagaccatcctggtcaacatggtgaaaccccgtctctactaaaaatacaaaaaattagctgggcatggtggcatgtgcctgtaatcccagctactcaggaggctgaggcaggagaattgcctgaacccaggaggcggaggttgcagtgagccgagatcgcgccattgcactccagcctgggtaacaagagctaaactccgtctcaaaaaataaaataaaataaaataaaatgctacctCATTGTTTTAGATGAAATTTCCCATTTAAATATATGACACATAAGCCAAAATTTAGAAATAGCTCCTGGCATCACTGTAGTTTTGGgcctttaaaaaaagtaaaggcTTAATTTTAAGTTTGAATATAATGTGCAgcttatataacatatatatatatattttttacatacatataattatattttatatattatattttccttATCATGAACTTTATTATGCTTCTGAAATTTCTCCAATCATTTCAAATTTACTTCGAtaaaaatttttctatattttgtccATTGCCTTTTGAAATCAGAATGTTACAAATTTCcatctataataaaataaaatattcaagctTTATTAATAATCCTAATTTAAAAAGGATGCAATTAAGAGCTGACATAGCTAACAGAAATGTAAGAAAGGTATACTTTTCTtgaataaaaaaataggaaatactttaatgaaaaaaaatcaaggactgaaggaaggagaaaattttCTAGACAGTAGCTGGTCCTTCACAATTTGTGTTATTGTGCAAATACATCATTAAATAAATACTCATCTGATATTTACAAAATAGACGTAAGAGAAGAACCTAAAGTATCAGGATCTTTCACTTGCTATCCCTCTTTCACTCTTCTGTATACATTAGTTTACATACCAACTAAACATGTGATACTAGTTAACTATAGTTGAAAGCCTATCAATTAAGTCATCAGTAGTGTAAACAGAAGTTGaatgtctcctttttccttcATTCGGTGATCACTATGTTTTCGGAGGATGACATCCGCATCTGTGCTGAGTACTCGGTGGATGCCAAGGTACAACATCATCCATGCCATGGAGCAATCCTACAGGGCAGCTCACAGGTATTGGGCTGTGTAACGAGCAGTGgtgttcagtttctttttttttttgagatggagtttcgctcttgttacccaggctggagtgcaagggtgcaatctcggctcaccgcaacctccgctccctgggttcaggcagttctcctgcctcagcctcctgagtagctgggattacaggcacccgccaccatgcccagctaattttttgtatttttagtagagacggggtttcaccatgttgagcaggatggtctcgatctcttgacctcgtgatccacccgcctcagcctcccaaagtgctgggattacaggcttgagccaccgcacccagccagtgttCAGTTTCTTTAATGAAACTGTACTGAATGTGATAAACTCCATCTTCATGGTATTTTGATGGCATGCTCCACACACCTTTTTTTGCCTCAACAGGAAGCTGATTAAACTGTGTCACTAAGCCATCTGCAGCTGTAGATACACCAATAAGAGCCATAACCTTTTCTGGTCGTGCAATTGCAGCATGAAGCTTAAGCCACCACCTGAGGCTAGATCCAGCATGAATCTGTGGCCCTTCAGCTAAGTCATCAATTATAGAAAGATCATCTTTCCTCCATTTCCCCAGTGTGCTTGCCTCCAGGTTACTGTCTGAACTTCTAACTCCTGAGTAATCAAACCTTATGTAGGTGTGACTTAGAGATTCGCAAAACTCAATCGCCAATGCTTTTGTACCATTCATATTAGAAATATAGCCAGGGATGAAGATAAAATTCCTGGACTTTTGCCTTTTAGCCTCTTAAAAGCCAGGTTTGGAGGGTCTGGTCAATTAAGGAAAGAGAATGATGTCTTTTGTCTGCAAGCTGGGGGCCACCATGGCACCCACTGAGGCTTTGGTGCAAACAGCATGTTGAGGCCCTGGTAGGGAACGAAGGGGACAGCTGCCCAGCTCCAGCTCCGACAAGGTACACAGTGACTATGCATGCAACCGCCATCTTCCCAGCtgtccaattttttatttttaatagagatggggtttcaccatgttggccaggatggtctcgatctctgtggaggttgcagtgagccaaagttaTGCCACTGCaggccagtctgggtgacagagcaagactcatctcaaaaacaaaagctggCTGAGCTGCTGTGACTGTCTTATCTATAAGAGTAACTCAAAATTTTAGTGTCATTTCTGGGAATTATTTTGGtacagaaataaaagatgaagCAGGCTGgacgcaatggctcaagcctgtaatcccagcactttgggaagccgaggcgggtggatcatgaggtcgagaggtcaagaccatcctggtcaacatggtgaaacccccgtctctactaaaaatacaaaaattagctgggcatggtggcatgtgtctgtaattccagctactcaggaggctgaagcagaagaatcgcctgaacccaggaggtggaggttgcggtgagccgagatcacgccattgcactccagcctgggcaacaagagcaaaactccgtctcaaaaaaaaaaaaagatgaagcaaCATACGATGTATAAGCCTCTGGCCAGTAGGCCATGCTGATCTTACCTAGGATtttaacataaacaaaaaaactgtgaCAAATTAAATCCACAATTGAGATTTTCCTTGTGAAGGTGTAAACCAGAACTTgggaaaactgaaaacaagtaTGTTCCCTTCTAGAAAGCGCTGTCAGTTTTGGGGTGCGTTCCTTCACTTTAGAGCCTTACCTTGGACACTGGTCATCGGTAGTAGGCTTGAGCAGATGTTTTGGATTTTACTCACTGTCTGGTTGGGTGAAGGGGTCTGTGCATTTGTCTGTGTGGTTCAGCAATGAGGGCCTGTGAGGAAGAGCCAGTGGATG harbors:
- the CENPS gene encoding centromere protein S isoform X1; its protein translation is MRLKAAVHYTVGCLCEEVALDKEMQFSKQTIAAISELTFRQCENFAKDLEMFARHARRTTINTEDVKLLARRSNSLLKYITDKSEEIAQINVERKARKKKKSEDGNHNSRELAEAGVVESEK
- the CENPS gene encoding centromere protein S; translated protein: MEEEAEAEEQQRFSYQQRLKAAVHYTVGCLCEEVALDKEMQFSKQTIAAISELTFRQCENFAKDLEMFARHARRTTINTEDVKLLARRSNSLLKYITDKSEEIAQINVERKARKKKKSEDGNHNSRELAEAGVVESEK